A region from the Candidatus Electrothrix scaldis genome encodes:
- a CDS encoding BREX system ATP-binding domain-containing protein, which translates to MKTMEELDQLKPFQARSIIEELRKGSVPAEYVPFFTVGRDNWLTFIEDDLANYIAEGGAKVRFLSGDYGDGKTHFMSVIQHLALQEGFGVSFVILTRETPIHKFEAVYQAITQQLHGRFEGVGIRNLLRQWLDSLAEKEEPSLAQLADLAETLRNLPGMNINFANGLTALAHNRFVPLEEGEEQEERDAAQEIIFHWFEGGKVTKRELKPFGIFEVVNKSNSKQLLNSLNVFLRHCEHKGLILLLDELETVIAQPASMRNAAYENVRLLIDNSEHAEYFHIFFSIIPDVLLSEKGFKSYDALWSRVRSIGQKKKLNYRGVLIDLHRTPLTSKELIELGRCLRRIHEISYRWEAEDSVPDKLVEEVCTNQEKMGLLSEVRLFIKQLISILDMAEQGEIPSEELDLEQHIVSSQQEMDQEKVEQLQPSWDQ; encoded by the coding sequence ATGAAAACCATGGAAGAGCTGGATCAGCTGAAGCCCTTCCAGGCCCGTTCTATTATTGAAGAACTGCGCAAAGGCAGTGTTCCGGCTGAGTATGTCCCGTTTTTCACAGTGGGCCGCGATAATTGGCTCACCTTTATTGAGGATGATCTGGCCAATTATATTGCCGAAGGCGGGGCCAAGGTACGCTTTCTCAGCGGCGATTACGGGGACGGCAAGACCCATTTCATGTCGGTCATCCAACATCTTGCCCTGCAGGAAGGCTTTGGCGTTTCCTTTGTGATCCTGACCCGGGAAACACCGATTCATAAATTCGAGGCCGTTTATCAGGCCATTACCCAACAGTTGCATGGTCGTTTTGAGGGTGTCGGTATCCGCAACCTGTTACGGCAATGGCTGGACAGCCTGGCAGAAAAAGAAGAACCTTCTCTTGCCCAACTGGCTGATCTGGCAGAGACCCTGCGCAATCTGCCGGGCATGAACATCAATTTCGCCAACGGCCTCACGGCCCTGGCCCATAATCGCTTTGTCCCCTTGGAAGAAGGCGAGGAGCAGGAAGAGCGGGACGCTGCCCAGGAAATCATTTTCCACTGGTTTGAAGGCGGCAAGGTCACCAAACGAGAGCTGAAACCCTTTGGTATTTTTGAGGTGGTCAACAAGTCCAACAGCAAACAGCTGCTCAATTCTCTGAATGTCTTTTTGCGCCATTGTGAACACAAGGGCTTGATTCTGTTGTTGGATGAGCTGGAAACCGTTATTGCCCAGCCTGCCTCCATGCGCAATGCAGCATACGAGAATGTACGCCTGCTCATCGACAACTCCGAACATGCGGAATATTTCCATATCTTCTTTTCCATCATTCCGGACGTGCTGCTCTCGGAAAAGGGCTTTAAATCCTATGATGCCCTGTGGAGCCGGGTCCGCAGCATTGGTCAGAAGAAAAAACTCAACTACCGGGGTGTGCTCATTGATCTCCATCGCACCCCCCTGACCAGCAAAGAGCTGATTGAGCTGGGTCGCTGTTTACGCCGGATCCATGAAATATCCTATCGTTGGGAGGCGGAAGATTCGGTACCGGACAAGCTGGTCGAGGAGGTCTGCACCAATCAGGAAAAAATGGGCCTGCTCAGTGAGGTGCGCCTGTTCATCAAGCAGCTCATCAGCATTCTTGATATGGCGGAGCAAGGCGAAATACCGTCTGAAGAGCTTGATCTTGAGCAGCATATCGTCTCCAGCCAGCAGGAAATGGATCAGGAAAAAGTGGAACAACTTCAGCCAAGTTGGGATCAGTAA
- the rpsU gene encoding 30S ribosomal protein S21 → MIEVEVKGDLEYAIRQLKKKLQIDGVKRELKRREYYEKPSIKKRRKSAEALRKLRKYNRMKNRY, encoded by the coding sequence ATGATTGAAGTAGAAGTCAAAGGAGACTTAGAGTACGCGATCCGCCAGCTCAAGAAGAAATTACAGATCGACGGAGTAAAACGCGAACTGAAACGACGTGAATACTACGAGAAACCGAGCATTAAGAAACGTCGTAAGTCTGCCGAAGCACTGCGCAAACTTCGCAAGTATAACCGAATGAAAAATCGGTATTAG
- the xerD gene encoding site-specific tyrosine recombinase XerD has product MKNSPLLHHLDSFLQYLVVHRRLSQNTVDSYASDLHFFLKFLQQHEVSTPEAVTPDLARAFLIDCYQKNINSRSNARRLSALRAFFDYLVFQQVRLDNPLADIDSPKIASALPGVLTVAEVEQMLEPPKKLTPLILRNYSMLHLLYATGIRVSELVTLPLRDCNTGSGHVRVLGKGDKERMVPFNGKAGELIEEYLVKGRPVILRKQASPYLFVTGRGGRMTRNRFWQILKDIVAAQGIEKNVSPKTMRHSFATHLLAGGADLRSVQMMLGHTDIATTQIYTHVDKGRVKELHRRFHPRG; this is encoded by the coding sequence CTGAAGAATTCGCCTCTCCTTCATCATCTTGATAGCTTTCTCCAATACCTCGTAGTTCATCGTCGACTATCCCAGAATACCGTAGATAGCTACGCCTCAGATCTCCATTTTTTTCTGAAATTTCTCCAGCAGCATGAAGTGAGTACGCCCGAGGCAGTTACTCCTGACTTAGCCCGAGCCTTCTTGATAGATTGCTACCAGAAAAATATTAATTCACGAAGTAACGCCCGGCGCCTTTCCGCCCTGCGGGCCTTTTTTGATTATCTCGTTTTTCAACAGGTCAGACTGGATAATCCTCTTGCTGACATTGATTCGCCCAAGATTGCCAGTGCTCTACCCGGTGTTTTAACTGTTGCTGAGGTGGAGCAGATGCTGGAACCGCCCAAAAAATTGACTCCACTTATCCTGCGGAATTATTCTATGCTGCATCTGCTCTATGCCACAGGTATTAGGGTTTCAGAGTTGGTGACCCTGCCTTTGCGAGATTGTAATACCGGTAGTGGGCATGTGCGGGTCCTGGGAAAAGGCGATAAAGAGCGCATGGTTCCGTTTAACGGGAAAGCTGGGGAGCTGATTGAAGAGTACCTTGTAAAGGGGCGCCCGGTAATTCTGCGCAAGCAGGCTAGTCCTTATCTTTTTGTGACAGGAAGGGGCGGGCGGATGACCCGCAATCGGTTTTGGCAAATTCTTAAAGATATTGTTGCGGCCCAGGGTATAGAGAAAAATGTCAGCCCGAAGACCATGCGCCATTCCTTTGCAACCCATCTTTTGGCCGGTGGTGCTGACCTGCGCTCTGTGCAGATGATGCTTGGGCATACTGATATCGCAACGACCCAGATTTATACCCATGTTGATAAGGGGAGAGTGAAAGAGCTGCATAGGCGTTTTCATCCCCGTGGATGA
- a CDS encoding DHH family phosphoesterase, with protein sequence MKPKRLEKIAEVVTRSASRNSALNRLNGFYELFSKDDEVLIVITADPDSLASAMAVKRLLSYRVGSVTIGYPNEIRRLNNITMVERLKIPIERLHTLPVNDYSKLVMLDSQPTHQPCFEKLKFDAVIDHHPVTSGWDAKFIDIRPEYGAVASMMVEYLRAANITPSVALATALYYGIKVDTQNFEKKNMQLADGISFRYVFNIANRNLVRKFDLTELRRSELKYFKIALNEVKSSKGRAYAHIGRVGTPDILVIIADFLNHVDKFDWVLVSGVSGDKLVVILRCDGYRKNAGMFARKTFAEYGSAGGHREAARAELPMKNLPLREGQEFTTSTLMRIATRHM encoded by the coding sequence TTGAAGCCAAAACGACTGGAAAAGATAGCAGAAGTTGTTACTCGCAGTGCCAGCCGCAATTCGGCGCTGAATCGTTTAAACGGTTTTTACGAGCTTTTTTCGAAAGATGATGAAGTGCTTATCGTCATCACGGCAGATCCTGATTCATTGGCCAGTGCAATGGCCGTGAAGCGGCTGCTCAGTTATCGGGTGGGCAGTGTGACCATTGGATATCCCAACGAGATCCGGCGACTCAATAATATAACGATGGTTGAGCGCCTGAAAATTCCTATCGAGCGTTTGCACACCTTGCCGGTTAATGATTACTCAAAGCTGGTCATGCTGGACTCTCAGCCGACCCACCAACCCTGCTTTGAAAAACTCAAATTCGATGCTGTTATAGATCATCATCCTGTCACCTCGGGATGGGATGCCAAATTTATTGATATTCGCCCGGAATATGGAGCCGTTGCCTCTATGATGGTTGAATATCTCCGTGCTGCCAATATCACTCCCTCAGTTGCCCTTGCCACGGCCCTTTATTATGGGATAAAGGTTGATACACAGAATTTCGAAAAGAAAAATATGCAGTTGGCAGACGGAATTTCCTTCCGCTATGTGTTTAACATTGCCAACCGTAATTTGGTCCGCAAATTCGATCTTACTGAGCTGCGGCGTTCAGAGTTGAAATATTTCAAAATTGCCCTTAATGAGGTGAAATCAAGTAAAGGGCGAGCTTACGCCCATATAGGGCGAGTTGGTACGCCGGATATTTTGGTTATTATCGCGGATTTCCTAAATCATGTTGACAAGTTTGACTGGGTATTGGTATCAGGGGTAAGCGGAGATAAACTCGTGGTCATTCTTCGCTGCGATGGATACCGGAAAAATGCTGGTATGTTTGCTCGCAAGACCTTTGCCGAATATGGTTCAGCCGGAGGGCATCGTGAGGCGGCACGAGCTGAATTGCCGATGAAGAATTTGCCTTTGCGCGAAGGACAGGAATTCACAACCAGCACCTTGATGCGTATTGCCACCCGGCATATGTGA
- a CDS encoding sugar phosphate nucleotidyltransferase, with protein sequence MVIPSTLAMILAGGRVDELGVLTHYRPKSAVPFGGFARVIDFPLTNLMRSGIERIAILSQYRSYSLINHIGTGAAWDMIGRHRGISILPPFKDYENPHWYRGSADAVHQNLDFVRYHKPTEILILSGDHIYEMDYRDMIRFHNEHDADLTAAFIKVKKEDAARRFGVAEIGDEYAEGGSLLSYEEKPANPKGEWASLTVLCFKPEVLYKVLRRNQAAKSYEFGRDIIPMMVQDGMKVLGYKFQGYWGYTRTVKEYWQTSMDLLGNNPLIDLEKWGLRTNLEHRDIRDCQPLKVGSQGVLDNSLAYNGCIIDGTVKNSILFPGVRVEKGAVVENSVLFFNTLVKEGGTLQQVVCDVNTTFGRNVQVGRPAIDISDSVTVIGWNNNIPDNMNIGCGCSVAPGIAEEKWPAKGLEDMEELQ encoded by the coding sequence ATGGTAATACCTTCTACATTGGCTATGATTCTCGCCGGTGGCCGTGTTGACGAATTGGGTGTTCTGACCCATTACCGTCCCAAATCCGCAGTGCCTTTTGGCGGCTTTGCCCGAGTTATTGATTTTCCCCTGACCAACCTGATGCGTTCAGGTATTGAGCGAATTGCTATTCTCAGTCAGTATCGGTCTTATTCCCTGATTAATCATATAGGTACCGGAGCTGCCTGGGATATGATCGGGCGGCATCGTGGGATTTCCATTTTGCCTCCGTTCAAGGATTATGAGAACCCCCACTGGTACAGGGGGTCGGCAGACGCGGTGCATCAGAATTTGGATTTTGTCCGTTATCATAAGCCGACCGAGATCCTGATCCTTTCCGGGGATCATATTTATGAAATGGATTACCGTGATATGATCCGTTTTCATAATGAGCACGATGCTGACCTGACAGCGGCCTTTATCAAGGTGAAAAAAGAAGATGCGGCCCGGCGTTTCGGGGTGGCGGAAATTGGGGATGAGTACGCTGAGGGTGGATCACTGCTTTCCTATGAGGAAAAACCTGCAAACCCGAAAGGGGAGTGGGCCTCTCTGACTGTTCTTTGTTTCAAGCCGGAAGTTTTATACAAGGTGTTGCGGAGAAATCAGGCTGCAAAATCCTATGAATTCGGTCGGGATATCATTCCCATGATGGTGCAGGATGGAATGAAGGTACTGGGGTATAAATTTCAGGGCTACTGGGGATATACCCGTACGGTTAAGGAGTATTGGCAGACCTCGATGGATCTCCTGGGGAACAATCCTCTGATTGACCTTGAAAAATGGGGTTTGCGAACTAATCTGGAACATCGGGATATTCGGGACTGTCAGCCCCTGAAGGTGGGGAGTCAGGGTGTCCTTGATAATTCCCTGGCCTATAACGGCTGTATTATTGATGGTACCGTGAAGAACTCTATCCTTTTTCCCGGTGTTCGGGTGGAAAAAGGAGCTGTGGTTGAAAATTCTGTCCTCTTTTTTAATACCTTGGTCAAAGAGGGAGGAACATTGCAGCAGGTGGTTTGTGATGTGAACACAACCTTTGGTCGTAATGTGCAGGTTGGTCGTCCTGCAATTGATATCAGTGATAGTGTGACTGTTATCGGCTGGAATAATAATATCCCGGATAATATGAACATCGGTTGTGGCTGCTCAGTAGCACCAGGTATTGCGGAAGAAAAATGGCCTGCAAAGGGACTGGAAGATATGGAGGAACTGCAATGA
- a CDS encoding glucose-1-phosphate adenylyltransferase family protein has translation MREAKDALVLLLAGGIGSRLNILVGHRAKPAVPFGGLYRIIDFSLSNVMNSGLTRVGVLTQYKPLSLMRHIQTGEAWDFTGRTRGVKILPPRTGEKDSDWYKGTADAIRQNIDFIRDNHSEQVVILSGDHIYKMDFDDMIAYHRAKKAGVTIGMMVVPKSEIHQFGAGIVDDENRIVDWEEKPKEPRTNLASMGIYVFDTEYLLKALSHDREEIDFGMHIVPRAIEEKQVYAYPFYGYWRDVGTIQAYWDANMDILHADSGISPEEWGIRPNTEADGRAMDRAPARFVQGCTVRSSMISAGSIIEGTVLNSVLSPGVIVRKGAVVRDSVILEDSVIEAGAEVDLAICDKRVHIGEGAVIGHGDDEEKKVSNQEYPTHLYSGISLIGKEVHIPKNMRIGRNCIIRPGKKGRDERVFPAELQHGGIF, from the coding sequence ATGAGAGAAGCAAAGGATGCCTTGGTGCTTTTGCTGGCAGGTGGGATCGGCAGTCGTCTCAATATCCTGGTTGGACATCGAGCCAAGCCAGCCGTACCCTTTGGCGGATTGTATCGCATTATAGATTTTTCCTTGTCCAATGTCATGAATTCCGGCCTGACAAGGGTAGGGGTGCTGACCCAGTACAAGCCCCTCTCTCTGATGCGCCATATCCAGACCGGCGAAGCCTGGGATTTTACCGGTCGAACGCGTGGAGTCAAGATTTTGCCACCCCGTACCGGAGAAAAGGACTCTGACTGGTATAAAGGGACTGCTGACGCGATCCGACAAAATATCGATTTTATAAGGGATAACCATTCTGAACAGGTTGTTATTCTGTCCGGTGATCATATCTATAAGATGGATTTTGATGATATGATTGCCTATCATCGGGCAAAGAAGGCAGGGGTAACCATCGGTATGATGGTGGTACCGAAGAGTGAGATCCATCAATTCGGTGCCGGGATTGTTGATGACGAGAATCGTATTGTCGATTGGGAGGAAAAACCCAAAGAACCGAGAACCAATCTTGCCTCTATGGGTATCTATGTCTTTGATACCGAATATCTGCTTAAGGCCCTTTCTCATGACCGGGAAGAGATAGATTTTGGTATGCATATTGTTCCTCGGGCAATTGAGGAAAAACAAGTCTACGCTTATCCCTTTTACGGCTACTGGCGGGATGTGGGAACAATCCAGGCCTATTGGGATGCAAATATGGATATTCTCCATGCTGACTCAGGGATTTCTCCCGAGGAATGGGGAATACGTCCTAATACAGAGGCGGATGGTCGGGCTATGGACAGGGCACCGGCCCGTTTTGTCCAAGGATGTACTGTGCGGTCCTCAATGATTTCCGCAGGGAGTATCATTGAAGGGACTGTTCTCAACTCTGTTCTTTCTCCTGGGGTCATTGTCCGTAAAGGAGCAGTTGTTCGTGACTCGGTCATTCTGGAAGACTCTGTAATTGAGGCTGGTGCTGAGGTCGATTTGGCAATATGTGATAAGCGAGTGCATATTGGTGAGGGGGCCGTTATCGGACATGGGGACGACGAGGAAAAGAAGGTTTCGAACCAAGAATATCCTACGCATTTATATAGTGGTATCAGTTTAATCGGAAAGGAAGTGCATATACCGAAAAACATGCGCATTGGGCGGAATTGTATTATTCGCCCCGGTAAAAAAGGCAGAGACGAGAGAGTGTTTCCGGCGGAATTGCAACATGGCGGCATTTTTTGA
- a CDS encoding UDP-glucuronic acid decarboxylase family protein: protein MKAVQQKKRIIITGGAGFLGSHLCERLLSDGHEVVCLDNYFTGTKQNIVHLMANPYFEVIRHDVTFPLYIEVDEIYNLACPASPIHYQFDPVQTTKTSVHGAINMLGLAKRVKAKIFQASTSEVYGDPKIHPQPESYWGHVNPNGIRSCYDEGKRCAETLFFDYRRQHNLRIKVARIFNTYGPRMHPNDGRVVSNFIVQALQGKPITIYGDGSQTRSFCYVDDLIEAFIRLMGTEDSFTGPVNTGNPGEFTILQLAENVIELTGSKSEIIFEPLPEDDPQQRQPDITLAKEKLGWEPKVTLREGLAPTIEYFDNFLRGIED, encoded by the coding sequence ATGAAAGCTGTGCAACAAAAAAAGCGGATTATTATTACCGGTGGAGCAGGATTTCTTGGCTCTCATCTTTGTGAGCGATTATTGTCAGATGGACACGAAGTTGTCTGTTTAGATAATTACTTTACAGGAACAAAGCAGAACATTGTTCACCTGATGGCGAATCCCTATTTTGAGGTCATCCGCCATGATGTGACCTTTCCTCTGTATATAGAGGTTGATGAGATTTACAACCTTGCCTGCCCGGCCTCTCCCATCCATTATCAGTTTGATCCTGTGCAGACGACGAAGACTTCAGTGCATGGTGCCATTAATATGCTGGGGCTTGCAAAACGAGTGAAGGCCAAGATTTTTCAGGCATCAACCTCTGAGGTCTATGGTGATCCCAAGATCCATCCGCAACCAGAGAGCTATTGGGGGCACGTGAATCCCAACGGCATCCGTTCATGTTATGATGAAGGAAAACGTTGCGCAGAAACGCTCTTCTTTGATTATCGTCGGCAGCATAACCTACGTATCAAGGTGGCCAGGATATTTAATACCTATGGTCCAAGGATGCATCCTAACGATGGACGAGTGGTCTCGAATTTTATTGTGCAGGCCCTCCAGGGAAAGCCGATAACAATCTATGGTGATGGCTCACAAACCAGATCCTTTTGCTATGTTGATGATCTGATTGAAGCCTTTATCCGGCTCATGGGGACAGAAGACAGTTTTACCGGGCCAGTGAATACCGGGAATCCTGGTGAGTTTACCATTCTGCAGCTTGCAGAAAATGTCATAGAACTTACGGGATCAAAGTCAGAGATAATTTTTGAGCCTCTTCCTGAGGATGATCCGCAACAGCGCCAACCTGATATCACACTGGCGAAGGAAAAGCTCGGTTGGGAACCCAAGGTGACGCTGAGAGAGGGGCTTGCTCCGACCATTGAGTATTTTGATAACTTTTTACGAGGGATTGAGGACTGA
- a CDS encoding ribonuclease HII — protein MPRKQATSSSFLLSSVPDGDTFAYERTLKKQGFLHIAGVDEAGRGPLAGPVVAGCVIFSSTCDTQAYQDSKKITARKRNILFDELHSSKAALGVGIVEAAEIDQINILQASLLAMQRAVQDCTQCTGRAADFLLVDGTFKVPLDLPQQTLTKGESKSASIAAASIIAKVTRDRLMGEYHRQYPQYNFQQHKGYPTKAHRALIAELGPSPIHRKTFKGVREFCQEASSGEEQIGLWTNPQ, from the coding sequence ATGCCCAGGAAACAAGCCACCTCTTCTTCTTTTCTTCTTTCGTCAGTTCCTGACGGAGATACCTTTGCCTACGAACGTACCCTCAAAAAACAAGGGTTCCTCCATATTGCCGGTGTAGATGAGGCTGGACGTGGGCCTTTAGCTGGACCAGTCGTTGCTGGCTGCGTTATTTTTTCCTCTACTTGCGATACACAAGCGTATCAGGACTCCAAGAAAATCACAGCTCGCAAGCGTAATATCCTCTTTGATGAGTTGCACAGCTCCAAAGCAGCTCTCGGCGTTGGTATTGTTGAGGCAGCTGAGATAGACCAGATAAATATTCTTCAGGCCTCCCTGCTTGCCATGCAAAGAGCGGTGCAAGACTGCACTCAATGCACGGGGAGAGCAGCGGACTTTCTTCTGGTTGACGGCACCTTCAAGGTTCCTCTGGACCTACCGCAGCAGACCTTGACCAAGGGAGAATCAAAAAGTGCTTCTATAGCTGCGGCCTCTATCATTGCAAAAGTGACCAGAGACCGCTTAATGGGCGAATATCACCGCCAGTACCCTCAATACAATTTTCAGCAGCATAAAGGGTACCCAACCAAGGCCCACCGAGCCCTTATCGCCGAATTAGGCCCGTCGCCTATTCATCGAAAGACCTTTAAGGGCGTCCGTGAATTTTGTCAGGAAGCAAGCTCTGGAGAAGAACAGATAGGTCTCTGGACGAATCCGCAATGA
- the rplS gene encoding 50S ribosomal protein L19, whose translation MNIIDKIDQEQMRYDLPDFRPGDTVKVHIRIIEGNKERVQVFQGVVLKRKRGMMDASFTVRKISHGGVGVEKTFALHSPRIETVEIVSEGRVRRSRLYYLRERRGKAARIRERGRV comes from the coding sequence ATGAATATTATTGATAAGATTGACCAGGAACAAATGCGTTATGACCTTCCGGATTTTCGTCCGGGAGATACCGTAAAGGTACATATACGGATTATTGAGGGGAATAAAGAGCGTGTACAGGTATTTCAGGGTGTTGTTCTGAAAAGAAAACGTGGCATGATGGATGCTAGCTTCACTGTACGTAAAATTTCTCACGGTGGCGTTGGCGTTGAAAAGACCTTTGCCCTCCACTCTCCTCGTATTGAAACAGTTGAAATTGTTTCTGAGGGTCGGGTTCGTCGTTCGCGTCTTTACTATCTTCGTGAACGTCGTGGTAAGGCAGCTCGTATTCGCGAGCGCGGAAGAGTATAA
- a CDS encoding RNA methyltransferase, with product MELGLHRTTEIMENAFRLDVALIHYPVVNKKQEIVGSAVTNLDLHDIARAGRTFGLGTYWVVTPYEQQQELAASIAGHWTEGHGGTVNPDRADALSIIQIRASLDQVITEMAEQNGRTPLIVATSASKACKKMGFQAVRKELEKGESVLLLLGTAWGLAPEVIEQADVTLPPIKGRGTYNHLSVRSAASICMDRLCGDREDVG from the coding sequence ATGGAGCTGGGACTCCACAGAACAACTGAGATTATGGAGAACGCTTTTCGCCTTGATGTCGCGCTTATTCATTATCCAGTTGTTAATAAAAAACAAGAGATTGTCGGTTCTGCGGTCACTAACCTGGATTTGCATGATATAGCCCGGGCAGGAAGGACTTTTGGCCTGGGAACATACTGGGTCGTGACACCATATGAACAGCAACAGGAACTGGCTGCCAGTATAGCGGGACATTGGACTGAGGGACACGGAGGAACAGTCAATCCTGACCGTGCCGATGCCCTCTCCATTATCCAGATTCGCGCTTCCTTAGATCAAGTGATTACTGAGATGGCGGAGCAGAACGGGAGAACGCCTCTTATTGTGGCCACCAGCGCGAGCAAGGCATGCAAAAAAATGGGTTTTCAGGCTGTGCGCAAAGAATTAGAAAAAGGCGAATCTGTCCTTCTTCTGCTGGGCACGGCTTGGGGCTTGGCTCCTGAGGTCATTGAGCAGGCAGATGTAACCCTTCCTCCTATTAAAGGAAGAGGTACATATAACCATCTTTCAGTCCGTTCAGCGGCCTCAATTTGTATGGATCGCCTCTGTGGTGACCGGGAAGATGTCGGCTGA
- the trmD gene encoding tRNA (guanosine(37)-N1)-methyltransferase TrmD, with product MRFEILTIFPDLFTSPLQEGILKRAIQAGQIRVNLHNIRDWATDKHAMTDDRPFGGGEGMVMKPEPLAACLQDVQADTPGTVVLLSPRGSVYTQNTAERLAGLEKLILVCGRYEGVDERFRGLYVDEELSIGDYILTGGELAAMVLIDSVTRVLPGVLGCADSATKDTFSCGLLKHGQYTRPREFAGLAVPDVLLSGDHARIEEYRFLDSVRETLQRRPELLCQVEFSKAEKKQLRRAGLFEQVQQAKNGAGTPQNN from the coding sequence ATGCGTTTTGAGATCCTGACAATTTTTCCGGATCTGTTTACAAGCCCTTTACAGGAAGGCATCCTGAAGCGAGCCATACAGGCAGGGCAAATCAGGGTCAACCTTCATAACATACGGGATTGGGCAACAGATAAGCATGCCATGACTGACGACCGCCCCTTTGGTGGTGGTGAAGGTATGGTGATGAAACCGGAGCCGCTGGCAGCCTGCCTGCAGGATGTTCAGGCCGATACTCCAGGCACGGTGGTGCTTCTTTCGCCACGGGGTTCTGTGTATACTCAGAACACCGCTGAGCGCTTGGCAGGCCTTGAAAAATTGATTCTGGTCTGCGGACGCTATGAGGGAGTGGATGAACGCTTTCGTGGCCTCTACGTAGACGAAGAACTGTCCATAGGTGACTATATCCTCACTGGAGGGGAATTGGCCGCTATGGTACTGATAGACTCGGTTACACGGGTCCTTCCCGGTGTACTGGGATGTGCGGATTCTGCGACAAAGGACACCTTTAGTTGCGGCCTCCTGAAACACGGGCAGTATACTCGCCCTCGTGAATTTGCAGGCTTGGCTGTACCGGATGTGCTCCTGAGTGGCGATCATGCCCGAATTGAAGAATATCGCTTCCTTGATTCTGTGCGCGAAACGCTCCAACGACGTCCTGAGCTTTTATGCCAGGTTGAATTTTCCAAGGCAGAAAAAAAACAGCTCCGTCGGGCTGGGCTTTTCGAGCAAGTGCAGCAGGCAAAAAATGGAGCTGGGACTCCACAGAACAACTGA
- the rimM gene encoding ribosome maturation factor RimM (Essential for efficient processing of 16S rRNA), whose translation MSDAGSYKDFVPVGKVTKAHSIRGEIKVYPFSGSPEAMLRYKELLLATEEGASPLSYQVERARIQKNSVLLQLKGCSDRNAAEKLVQAQVYVHNSALPKLQPDEFYLRDLEGKLLKTEDGQTVGRVTGFLMNSLQDLICVTGKEEEYLIPLVPEFIQAINEEEVTVSLPQGLLEINSR comes from the coding sequence ATGTCCGATGCTGGAAGCTATAAGGATTTTGTTCCTGTAGGCAAAGTAACCAAGGCGCACTCTATTCGGGGAGAGATTAAGGTCTACCCTTTTTCCGGCTCCCCTGAAGCCATGTTGCGGTACAAGGAGCTTCTCCTTGCAACAGAGGAAGGCGCATCTCCCCTGAGTTATCAGGTTGAGCGGGCAAGAATTCAAAAGAATTCGGTCCTGCTTCAACTGAAAGGTTGCAGTGATCGGAATGCTGCAGAGAAGCTGGTTCAGGCACAGGTATATGTTCATAACTCTGCGCTGCCAAAGCTCCAGCCCGACGAATTTTACCTGAGGGACCTGGAAGGGAAACTCCTAAAAACTGAAGATGGTCAAACCGTCGGCCGGGTGACAGGTTTTCTGATGAACAGCTTGCAAGACCTTATCTGTGTCACAGGGAAGGAAGAAGAATATCTCATCCCCTTGGTACCTGAATTTATTCAGGCAATCAACGAGGAAGAGGTGACCGTTTCCCTGCCCCAGGGGCTGCTTGAGATCAATAGCAGATAA
- a CDS encoding KH domain-containing protein — MKELISFIATRLVDEPEEVHTEQHEDEGTVTVELRVAKDDLGKVIGKQGRTARAMRTVLAAMAAKKEKRSRLEIVE; from the coding sequence ATGAAAGAGCTCATCTCTTTTATTGCAACCCGGCTTGTCGATGAACCGGAAGAAGTACATACCGAGCAACATGAAGATGAAGGTACTGTTACGGTAGAACTTCGAGTTGCCAAGGATGATCTGGGGAAGGTGATAGGGAAGCAAGGACGTACAGCCCGGGCTATGCGGACGGTGCTGGCTGCGATGGCGGCAAAAAAAGAAAAGCGCTCTCGGCTTGAGATCGTTGAGTAA